A window from Drosophila willistoni isolate 14030-0811.24 chromosome XR unlocalized genomic scaffold, UCI_dwil_1.1 Seg143, whole genome shotgun sequence encodes these proteins:
- the LOC6645397 gene encoding uncharacterized protein LOC6645397, producing MATTTTKIKYNVDYIQKALAQAYQSENLHVEHVESATRKQNGENFCSDIYRLTVKYRKTPESPIEVGKYVIKNLYPDVAVMGTCEKLLLLQILPAMDEILGKASPLTEHKLNANCLYCDPTPGTEDYLLEDLNALSYTSMDRQKGLDLYEAKICLQKLGQFHAASMVLIQEQPELVGKLPPSQYSKGIKFDLGRVIIINGTNYAAKAFANEMPEIAAKMKAQIPDAYAKRMRSVVDPKNSAFNVITHGDLWVNNILIDKAAEKAVFVDFQSSFVGSPAIDLHFLFYTSLELDVLLHSQTELLQHYHESLTNTLKACHYTGSIPTFQQVTDEIERCLLYGYYAAVCELPICCATREASEDFGLHTFEDDEVMLKKRGQLFSNPRFLKTVRATLPIFHEKGVLETP from the exons ATGGCAACGACAACAACCAAAATCAAATACAATGTGGACTATATCCAAAAAGCTTTGGCCCAAGCCTatcaaagtgaaaatttaCATGTCGAACATGTTGAATCGGCAACAAGGAAACAAAACGGTGAAAACTTTTGTAGCGATATCTATCGATTGACAGTGAAATACCGTAAAACTCCCGAATCCCCCATTGAAGTGGGTAAATATGTAATCAAAAACTTGTATCCAGACGTCGCTGTAATGGGTACATGTGAAAAGCTTCTCTTACTACAAATATTGCCAGCCATGGATGAGATCTTGGGAAAAGCTTCTCCATTGACCGAACATAAGCTAAATGCCAA cTGCCTTTACTGTGATCCTACGCCAGGCACAGAAGATTATCTACTAGAGGatttaaatgctttaagttATACATCGATGGATCGGCAAAAAGGTCTCGATCTATATGAGGCAAAGATATGCTTACAAAAACTTGGTCAATTTCATGCTGCTTCAATGGTTTTAATTCAAGAACAACCCGAATTAGTCGGAAAACTTCCACCCTCACAATATTCCAAGGGTATTAAGTTTGATCTTGGTAGAGTCATAATAATAAATGGCACTAATTACGCGGCCAAGGCATTTGCCAATGAAATGCCAGAAATAGCTGCGAAAATGAAAGCACAAATACCCGATGCATATGCTAAACGAATGCGTTCAGTTGTGGATCCCAAGAACTCGGCTTTCAATGTTATAACTCATGGTGATCTATGGGTGAACAATATATTGATCGACAAAGCCGCAGAGAAAGCTGTCTTT gtggACTTTCAAAGCAGTTTTGTAGGCAGCCCGGCAATTGATTTACATTTCCTTTTCTACACCAGCCTGGAATTAGATGTTCTACTCCATAGTCAAACTGAACTGCTACAGCATTATCATGAGAGTCTAACAAATACATTAAAGGCATGCCACTATACAGGATCGATACCTACTTTCCAGCAAGTAACTGATGAAATAGAACGTTGTCTACTATATGGTTATTATGCCGCTGTCTGTGAATTACCCATTTGTTGTGCAACTCGTGAAGCTAGCGAGGACTTTGGCTTACATACCTTTGAGGACGACGAGGTGATGCTTAAAAAGCGAGGACAATTGTTCAGTAATCCTCGTTTTTTGAAAACAGTGAGAGCCACATTGCCTATATTTCATGAGAAAGGTGTACTAGAGACTCCTTGA
- the LOC111519016 gene encoding reticulon-1-A isoform X1 has protein sequence MCYRKLKQFSQSDEQEASALAAAAENRKKITMAIKKDIEEFKDKESGNKLKDIILWTNWRKTFLIFSLILISLVYLHVRSVITVISELGLSILTVTTLHRSYIAYMRLVKKVEVMDPYSQYLDVDLSISLTQADILAKSIAKYFKAFFTKMQSLVVMDKLWESLEVFVGLWLLSLFGNYIQFHTLLLAAWITLFTLPKLYDWQKPFFDVQIENLQLLRAVLKRMVMNQLTTIKNKLNCKNQAIAVERVQMGNQLPEANLEVPN, from the exons ATGTGCTATAGAAAACTCAAACAG TTCTCTCAGTCTGACGAACAGGAAGCATCAGcattagcagcagcagcagaaaatcgaaaaaaaattaCTATGGCTATAAAAAAGGATATCGAAGAATTCAAAGACAAAGAGTCTGGGAATAAACTCAAGGATATTATACTATGGACCAATTGGCGCaagacttttttaatttttagtcTTATCTTAATCTCTCTGGTGTATTTGCATGTCCGTTCAGTGATTACAGTTATAAGCGAATTGGGTTTGTCTATCCTAACGGTTACTACATTGCATCGGAGCTACATAGCGTATATGCGTTTAGTCAAGAAAGTTGAAGTAATGGATCCGTACTCACAATATCTGGATGTGGATCTTAGTATATCCTTAACGCAGGCAGATATTTTGGCAAAATCCATTGCCAAATATTTCAAAGCATTTTTTACCAAAATGCAATCGTTAGTGGTAATGGATAAATTATGGGAATCGTTGGAGGTGTTCGTTGGACTTTGGCTTTTAAGTTTATTTGGAAACTATATTCAATTTCATACTCTTCTGTTGGCGG ctTGGATAACACTTTTCACTTTGCCCAAATTATATGACTGGCAGAAGCCCTTCTTTGATGTCCAAATAGAGAATTTGCAACTACTTCGTGCTGTATTGAAACGTATGGTGATGAATCAACTAACTACAATCAAGAACAAACTAAACTGCAAGAATCAGGCAATTGCAGTCGAGCGGGTCCAGATGGGGAATCAATTGCCTGAAGCTAATTTAGAAGTCCCGAATTAA
- the LOC6645398 gene encoding DNA-directed RNA polymerase III subunit RPC4: MPAKRTTVTTATSTASAATTASATRSAASPAVSAAKAGPAQTTATAATGLPNTTAMPNSGPTSGATLGGGLNVNASRPLEMFNGLTRLTPARDLTLGGRGPKASNKKVFAPNLNAVRNKNANVKTSKDFTQSRGNGRRGGRGATTGAQRGGRGGGTGNSSLIQTTGVFSEGVGALQVRKSTGNGTAYARDEVSVSSRKRKDDNKLQQLSVKELLGESDDSDGGNDPASLSDHEMDGDKTELAFKPIALKEGLWHNEKPVVKEEPSSSVSTNQQDSLAIAQHLQKLHVTAQDAILEEPPPQFGRYPRSIGAFLEATSSQMFIMQLPDVLPCVTDDTDDPSDGHKAVSIKEEGGAGGAAAAAPNSPADQPSSPAAATINQPKLTVLNQLEEGQIGKILRYRSGRVKLLLGDTRFDLDMGLESGFLQEIMSITTNREQRSGDMINLGPVQAKLKATPDWVHLFEQQEANRASATTTTSILTATNITTTTTTSST; the protein is encoded by the exons ATGCCAGCCAAGCGAACGACTGTCACAACGGCAACATCGACAGCATCGGCAGCAACAACGGCATCAGCAACAAGGTCGGCTGCATCTCCAGCTGTATCAGCAGCTAAAGCTGGACCAGCGCAAACCAcagcgacagcagcaacaggacTACCAAATACAACAGCAATGCCAAACTCTGGACCAACATCTGGAGCTACACTAGGTGGGGGCCTTAATGTAAACGCATCTCGCCCCTTGGAGATGTTTAATGGCTTGACAAGATTGACACCAGCCAGAGATCTTACTCTTGGCGGACGTGGACCCAAAGCTAGCAATAAAAAGGTTTTTGCTCCAAATCTAAACGCTGTGAGAAACAAAAATGC cAATGTGAAAACCTCGAAAGATTTTACCCAATCACGTGGCAATGGGCGACGTGGTGGCCGTGGCGCGACTACTGGAGCACAACGCGGAGGACGTGGTGGCGGCACTGGCAATTCTTCGTTAATACAAACCACTGGTGTCTTCTCCGAAGGAGTCGGTGCCCTTCAAGTGCGCAAATCGACCGGAAATGGTACGGCTTACGCTCGTGATGAGGTCTCGGTGTCGTCACGCAAGCGTAAAGATGACAACAAATTACAGCAATTGAGTGTAAAGGAATTGTTAGGCGAATCGGATGATTCAGATGGAGGAAATGACCCCGCCTCATTGAGTGATCATGAAATGGATGGGGATAAGACTGAGTTGGCATTTAAGCCTATAGCGCTAAAGGAAGGTCTTTGGCACAATGAGAAACCTGTGGTAAAAGAAGAGCCATCTTCTTCAGTGAGCACAAATCAGCAAG ATTCTTTGGCCATTGCTCAGCATTTACAAAAACTTCATGTCACTGCCCAAGATGCGATTCTCGAAGAACCACCGCCTCAATTTGGACGTTATCCACGTTCAATTGGGGCATTTCTTGAGGCAACATCATCGCAAATGTTTATCATGCAATTGCCCGATGTGTTGCCCTGTGTAACCGATGATACAGATGATCCCAGTGATGGTCATAAGGCAGTATCTATTAAGGAAGAGGGTGGAGCGGgaggtgctgctgctgctgctcctaaCTCACCGGCAGATCAACCGTCCAGTCCGGCAGCAGCTACAATAAACCAACCCAAGCTGACTGTGCTCAATCAACTGGAGGAGGGGCAAATTGGCAAAATTTTACGTTACCGTTCGGGGCGTGTTAAATTATTGCTTGGTGATACTCGTTTCGATTTGGATATGGGTCTGGAATCTGGTTTCCTTCAG GAAATCATGTCAATTACAACAAATCGTGAACAACGCAGTGGTGATATGATTAATTTAGGACCCGTTCAGGCTAAGCTTAAGGCCACACCCGATTGGGTTCATCTATTTGAGCAGCAAGAGGCAAATCGTGCAtcagcaactacaacaacaagcatattaacagcaacaaatataacaacaacgacaacaacatcaaGCACGTAG
- the LOC111519016 gene encoding reticulon-1-A isoform X2 encodes MAIKKDIEEFKDKESGNKLKDIILWTNWRKTFLIFSLILISLVYLHVRSVITVISELGLSILTVTTLHRSYIAYMRLVKKVEVMDPYSQYLDVDLSISLTQADILAKSIAKYFKAFFTKMQSLVVMDKLWESLEVFVGLWLLSLFGNYIQFHTLLLAAWITLFTLPKLYDWQKPFFDVQIENLQLLRAVLKRMVMNQLTTIKNKLNCKNQAIAVERVQMGNQLPEANLEVPN; translated from the exons ATGGCTATAAAAAAGGATATCGAAGAATTCAAAGACAAAGAGTCTGGGAATAAACTCAAGGATATTATACTATGGACCAATTGGCGCaagacttttttaatttttagtcTTATCTTAATCTCTCTGGTGTATTTGCATGTCCGTTCAGTGATTACAGTTATAAGCGAATTGGGTTTGTCTATCCTAACGGTTACTACATTGCATCGGAGCTACATAGCGTATATGCGTTTAGTCAAGAAAGTTGAAGTAATGGATCCGTACTCACAATATCTGGATGTGGATCTTAGTATATCCTTAACGCAGGCAGATATTTTGGCAAAATCCATTGCCAAATATTTCAAAGCATTTTTTACCAAAATGCAATCGTTAGTGGTAATGGATAAATTATGGGAATCGTTGGAGGTGTTCGTTGGACTTTGGCTTTTAAGTTTATTTGGAAACTATATTCAATTTCATACTCTTCTGTTGGCGG ctTGGATAACACTTTTCACTTTGCCCAAATTATATGACTGGCAGAAGCCCTTCTTTGATGTCCAAATAGAGAATTTGCAACTACTTCGTGCTGTATTGAAACGTATGGTGATGAATCAACTAACTACAATCAAGAACAAACTAAACTGCAAGAATCAGGCAATTGCAGTCGAGCGGGTCCAGATGGGGAATCAATTGCCTGAAGCTAATTTAGAAGTCCCGAATTAA
- the LOC26529111 gene encoding uncharacterized protein LOC26529111 isoform X2 gives MFQKILPAMDEILGRAFPDDLNEYKLSANCLYCESSEWGENYLLEDLNTLDYTHLDRQKGLNLHEAKICLQKMAQFHAASMILIDEQPDLVDELPRSHFTAEYQWYPIDTLMKDSTKYTADVFTKEMPEIAIKMEAQMSRAFMRRMRSIMDPENSRVKVIIHGEPWINNMLINRAKEKSIFMDFQHSCLGSPGIDLNFFFHTSPEFSEAFDKRPELLEHYCKCLRKTLSSCGYTGSIPDFALINSERIRCAIYSYYAAILYLPIRCASPEASENFDVQTLLNEKAMLKKRQQLFANGPLLKQLRTVLINFNRASVLEIHEPEPWD, from the exons ATGTTTCAGAAAATTCTACCAGCCATGGATGAGATATTGGGTAGAGCTTTTCCCGATGACCTAAATGAATATAAGCTAAGCGCCAA CTGCTTATATTGCGAGTCATCCGAATGGGGAGAAAATTATTTGCTAGAGGATCTCAACACACTGGATTACACGCATTTGGATCGCCAGAAAGGATTAAATCTACATGAGGCCAAGATATGTTTACAAAAGATGGCACAATTTCATGCTGCTTCGATGATTTTAATTGACGAACAACCAGATTTAGTTGACGAACTGCCAAGATCACACTTTACCGCTGAATATCAATGGTATCCCATTGACACATTGATGAAAGATAGTACAAAGTACACTGCTGATGTATTTACCAAAGAAATGCCAGaaattgccataaaaatgGAAGCTCAAATGTCACGAGCATTTATGAGGCGAATGCGTTCAATAATGGATCCCGAAAACTCGCGTGTGAAAGTCATAATTCATGGTGAACCGTGGATAAATAATATGTTAATAAACAGAGCCAAAGAAAAGTCAATTTTT ATGGACTTTCAGCATAGTTGTCTCGGTAGCCCGGGAATTGATTTGAACTTCTTCTTTCACACCAGCCCTGAATTCAGTGAAGCCTTCGATAAAAGACCTGAACTATTGGAACATTATTGTAAGTGCCTAAGGAAAACATTGTCGTCTTGCGGCTATACTGGATCTATACCTGATTTTGCACTTATAAATAGCGAGAGAATTCGCTGTGCAATTTATAGCTATTACGCCGCCATCTTATATTTACCCATACGTTGTGCATCTCCAGAAGCCAGTGAGAATTTCGATGTGCAAACCTTGTTAAACGAGAAGGCAATGCTGAAAAAGAGGCAACAATTGTTCGCCAACGGGCCGCTCCTAAAACAATTACGAACTGTCttgattaattttaatagagCCTCTGTTTTGGAGATCCATGAGCCAGAACCGTGGGACTAA
- the LOC26529111 gene encoding uncharacterized protein LOC26529111 isoform X1, whose translation MISVRGRVDIAISTCPSIVCGNCLPESDAASTVYKMEMPKNTEFNVDYIQKALAHAYKCDELKVESFQLELKKQTCEYFCSDIYQCNVKYRKTPESNIEKGKYIIKDLRYMFSTDKSEKLMFQKILPAMDEILGRAFPDDLNEYKLSANCLYCESSEWGENYLLEDLNTLDYTHLDRQKGLNLHEAKICLQKMAQFHAASMILIDEQPDLVDELPRSHFTAEYQWYPIDTLMKDSTKYTADVFTKEMPEIAIKMEAQMSRAFMRRMRSIMDPENSRVKVIIHGEPWINNMLINRAKEKSIFMDFQHSCLGSPGIDLNFFFHTSPEFSEAFDKRPELLEHYCKCLRKTLSSCGYTGSIPDFALINSERIRCAIYSYYAAILYLPIRCASPEASENFDVQTLLNEKAMLKKRQQLFANGPLLKQLRTVLINFNRASVLEIHEPEPWD comes from the exons ATGATTAGTGTCAGAGGCCGGGTCGATATAGCCATATCCACCTGTCCGTCCATTG TCTGTGGCAACTGTTTGCCAGAATCGGATGCGGCATCAACAGTTTACAAAATGGAAATGCCAAAGAATACGGAATTCAACGTGGACTATATACAAAAAGCTTTGGCACATGCTTACAAATGTGATGAACTGAAGGTAGAAAGTTTTCAATTGGAGTTAAAGAAACAAACTTGTGAATACTTTTGCAGTGACATTTATCAATGCAATGTGAAATATCGTAAAACTCCCGAATCGAACATAGAAAAGGgcaaatatataataaaagaTTTGCGTTATATGTTCTCTACAGACAAGAGTGAAAAGCTAATGTTTCAGAAAATTCTACCAGCCATGGATGAGATATTGGGTAGAGCTTTTCCCGATGACCTAAATGAATATAAGCTAAGCGCCAA CTGCTTATATTGCGAGTCATCCGAATGGGGAGAAAATTATTTGCTAGAGGATCTCAACACACTGGATTACACGCATTTGGATCGCCAGAAAGGATTAAATCTACATGAGGCCAAGATATGTTTACAAAAGATGGCACAATTTCATGCTGCTTCGATGATTTTAATTGACGAACAACCAGATTTAGTTGACGAACTGCCAAGATCACACTTTACCGCTGAATATCAATGGTATCCCATTGACACATTGATGAAAGATAGTACAAAGTACACTGCTGATGTATTTACCAAAGAAATGCCAGaaattgccataaaaatgGAAGCTCAAATGTCACGAGCATTTATGAGGCGAATGCGTTCAATAATGGATCCCGAAAACTCGCGTGTGAAAGTCATAATTCATGGTGAACCGTGGATAAATAATATGTTAATAAACAGAGCCAAAGAAAAGTCAATTTTT ATGGACTTTCAGCATAGTTGTCTCGGTAGCCCGGGAATTGATTTGAACTTCTTCTTTCACACCAGCCCTGAATTCAGTGAAGCCTTCGATAAAAGACCTGAACTATTGGAACATTATTGTAAGTGCCTAAGGAAAACATTGTCGTCTTGCGGCTATACTGGATCTATACCTGATTTTGCACTTATAAATAGCGAGAGAATTCGCTGTGCAATTTATAGCTATTACGCCGCCATCTTATATTTACCCATACGTTGTGCATCTCCAGAAGCCAGTGAGAATTTCGATGTGCAAACCTTGTTAAACGAGAAGGCAATGCTGAAAAAGAGGCAACAATTGTTCGCCAACGGGCCGCTCCTAAAACAATTACGAACTGTCttgattaattttaatagagCCTCTGTTTTGGAGATCCATGAGCCAGAACCGTGGGACTAA
- the LOC6645395 gene encoding probable cytochrome P450 312a1, with protein MYYMSIVFGLIALAIGLYLFYVYDYQRRINRLTHNWPGPPSLPIIGHLHILAKLVGGPRPFKRATELVNCYLKDHRGKLWLGTRLYLLDCNPKDIQALCSAQQLLQKTKDYSMFENWLCSGIFTSDVEKWTQRRKMLTPAFNYGMIKQFVNIFERQARILLPRFAALAESGEPVDFFQLVSCYTLDTICETALGVSVNAQSGKKSDYFDAVREILHIIDYRLKNIFYRNSFIYSCTKLFQRERKVLKILHGFTEGIINERLEQIQSDAINRNNSSIENAETGGKQPLSFLDTLLQATTPDGRPLKVQDIREEVDTIIYGGFDLTAATLKFFMYSMTMHMEYQKLCREEVWQICGKNKDDPITMEQVRQLDYMEMCLKETLRMYPSGPITARRATADCQINEFLIPKGSDVIISPMYMGRCKDFFPDPLVFKPERWARDAQPKIEASTFIPFMSGARSCVGQRYAMVMMKLVLAHLLRNFLFEPIGEKQEKARLIFIITLHTSSPYYCRVKAIE; from the exons ATGTACTACATGTCAATTGTGTTCGGTTTAATTGCTTTAGCTATCGGTTTATATTTGTTCTATGTATATGATTATCAGAGAAGGATTAATCGGTTGACACACAATTGGCCAGGACCGCCATCATTGCCCATTATTGGACATTTGCATATATTGGCCAAATTGGTCGGTGGTCCACGACCATTTAAACGGGCCACTGAGCTAGTCAATTGCTATTTGAAGGATCATCGTGGCAAATTGTGGTTGGGCACACGACTCTATTTACTTGATTGTAATCCCAAGGATATTCAAGCGCTATGCAGTGCCCAGCAATTGTTGCAAAAAACTAAGGATTATTCCATGTTTGAGAACTGGTTGTGTTCTGGAATCTTTACAAGTGATGTAGAGAAATGGACACAACGTCGTAAGATGCTAACGCCGGCATTTAATTATGGCATGATAAAACAATTTGTGAATATATTTGAGCGTCAGGCACGCATTTTATTGCCACGATTCGCTGCATTGGCAGAGAGTGGCGAACCAGTGGATTTCTTTCAGCTAGTCAGCTGTTATACATTAGATACCATATGTGAGACGGCATTGGGTGTTTCGGTCAATGCGCAATCGGGCAAGAAATCGGATTATTTTGATGCTGTCAGAGA aaTTTTGCACATTATCGATTATCGCTTGAAGAATATCTTTTATCGGAATTCTTTTATCTATAGTTGCACCAAACTGTTTCAACGTGAGCGGAAAGTATTGAAAATTCTTCATGGCTTTACAGAAGGCATAATAAATGAACGCTTGGAGCAAATTCAATCGGATGCGATTAATCGGAATAATAGTAGCATTGAAAATGCTGAAACCGGAGGAAAGCAACCATTGAGTTTTCTTGATACTTTATTACAAGCAACCACACCAGATGGACGACCATTAAAAGTACAGGATATACGCGAAGAGGTTGATACCATTATCTATGGGGGTTTCGATCTAACTGCTGCAACATTAAAGTTCTTTATGTATAGCATGACCATGCATATGGAATATCAAAAATTGTGCCGTGAAGAGGTCTGGCAGATATGTGGTAAAAACAAAGATGATCCAATTACTATGGAACAAGTGCGTCAATTGGATTATATGGAAATGTGCCTGAAGGAGACTTTACGCATGTATCCATCGGGACCAATCACGGCACGACGAGCCACAGCTGATTGTCAAATTA ATGAGTTCCTGATACCCAAAGGCAGCGATGTAATTATCTCACCCATGTATATGGGACGATGTAAGGATTTCTTTCCCGACCCTTTGGTCTTCAAGCCAGAACGATGGGCACGTGATGCCCAACCTAAAATCGAAGCTTCAACATTTATACCATTTATGTCCGGAGCACGTAGCTGTGTGGGTCAACGTTATGCCATGGTCATGATGAAACTAGTGTTGGCTCATTTATTGAGAAACTTTCTATTTGAACCAATTGGTGAGAAGCAGGAAAAGGCGAGacttatatttataattactTTGCATACGTCTTCGCCTTACTATTGTCGGGTCAAGGCAATTGAGTAG